Below is a genomic region from Leishmania mexicana MHOM/GT/2001/U1103 complete genome, chromosome 20.
ctgCCTACCGCCATAACAGCAACGTCTCCCCTTACTCCATGTGTTTCTGCGAGAGCCGCCGCGGAGAGCACGCCTACCCtcactcacgcacacacgcctacAGGTGCTGATAGAACCCTGAGCGCTCTCCATCGCTCAAGCTCTGTAACGCACATCTTCTTTCTCTGCCCTCGCATTCTTTtcgctgtgtgcgtgacaGCGGTCCCCAAAACGCAGGGCCACTGCTCAGCCTGCTCACCTTGTCGTGGCTGCCCCGTGTCCCCCTTGTACGTAGattgcccctctcccctccccctttttctttaGCTTTCCTATTCTTTGTAGATCCTCCTACGACCCCACAGGTGGCATCGACCTtccgccatcgccaccctCAGGCGCCTCGCCAAGCCATTCCTCCTACTCCTTTGCTTCCATCCCTCGATCTCTCTCTCAGCGTGTAGCTCTGCGGCGGATTGGCGACTCCGCCTGCTACTCAGGCGCACACCACATCCCAGTCCTGAGGTGCGCAGGGGGAGGCCGGTATACAGATACCGCCCaccgaggggaggggggacgcagacgcgcacaccccaAACACACTTGCCATCGGTGCATGTActcgcacgtgcgcgcgcagggCAACGTGACATCTCTTCCTTcgctcctcccaccccctcccccaccgaCACACCCCGTCCTCCCCTCATTGTCCACAACGCCGCCCCTGTTAGGAGAGTCTGGCGGATTTGGGCAAGAGGTTAGTCCACAAACACAGATACTCTCTCCGCaggtgcccccctcccttcctcttcccaGTTGCCGTTATCGGTGAATGAAGGGGATGCGCGACTCGTTCGATCACGTCCGCGTGTGCTGTCGCGTAAGACCCCTCAACGCGAGCGAAAAGCGCATCCAAGGCGACTTGTGCATATCTTTTTCTGACCAATGCCCCGATGCCATCGACTGCTATGTCGCTCCTACCGCCGGCAGTGGTGCTGTGAACGGTGGCTGCGCGACCGGTGGtgcggtgacggcgagcagaggcgacggtgtcggcgacgccggtgcTTCGCCAGGGCGGCACTCCTTTACCTTTTCGCATGTCTTTCGGCCAAATGCGAAGCAGGCCGATGTCTACGAACACGTTGCCCGTCCCATCGTAGTGGATGTCCTCTCCGGCTACAACGGCACCATCTTCATGTACGGGCAGACAGGGAGCGGCAAGACGCACACGATGTTCGGAGAAGTGAATGGTGGTGCATGGGCCACGAGCTGCAACTCAGGCAGGCCCTCTGCAGGTGTCACCTTCAACGCAGACACCAACGAGGAGGATGTCAACGAGAAAccgaaggaggaggacagtcctgcgcacgcgcggctCACCGAAGAGGAGCACGGAGAGGGGGAGTCTGACGCTTACCAGCGTCAGGGAGCGCaagcggaagaggaagacgaagagCGACGAGAagagcagaagcagcagcaagcaccTCAGCAAAACTTGCAGGCGGTTGGCATGTCTCCCAGGGCAACGCGCCCGAAGCTCAGCAGCTACCATACCAAGACGGGCCACCCGGCGACTTCAGCGATAGCAACAACAAGAGGCATCGCAGCcacgccacctccgcccacGTCGACAACATCCTTCTGCCGCACCCGCGCCACCGTCACTCCGCTCGGGGAGCTGAAGCAAATCAACACGCTTCAAAACGCTACCGGCAGTGACGCCTCGGAGCACTGCTATGCAACGGTGAACAAGTCGACAACAATGTgtaccgccgccaccgtgtcGGTCTCTTACGCTCCACCGTTGTCGCCAGCGGCTCCAGCATCGCCGTCTTCTGCGTTCTCCCGCAGTGGCCCGCCGCGGTGTACGGTGAGGAGTGCGGCAGGTGTGCGGTCCGCCTTTAccggcgacgccgtcagcggcgtcaTTCCGCGTGCGGTGCACGACATCTTCGACGCCATCGCCCACGCAGACCCGTCCAAGGAGTTCGACGTGCAGATGTTCTTTGTAGAGGTGTACATGGAGCAGATTCGCGACCTCCTTGTCCCCAACCCGTCCGGCGCGATGCCTTCATCGTCGGCTGGTATCGCTCCAACGCTGCCGCTAGGGCCACGCAAGCTACAGTTGCGCGAGGATGTTAGCACCAACTCGTTCTACATCGATGGATGTTGCACCCCGCATGTGTCGTCCGCCAGGGATGTGCTGCACTTGGTGAAGAGTGGTCTCAAGCATCGGGCCACCTCAGCCACGGCGATGAACGAGACGAGCAGTCGCAGCCATTGCCTGCTGAACCTGACGATCAAGAGCGTCGACCGCGCGCAGGGGGTGTCGACCGTAGGAAAGTTGTACTTGGTGGACCTCGCTGGTAGCGAGAAGGTCGGGAAAACCAACGCGACAGGGCTGCGCCTGGAGGAGGCAAAGCTGATCAACAAGTCCCTCTCCACTCTCGGCATGGTTATCATGTCCCTGACAGATCACaacgccacgcacacgccgtaCCGCGACAGTGTTCTGACGAAGATCTTGAAAGACTCTCTCGGTGGCAACTCGCACACGGCCCTCGTGATCTGCTGCAGCCCATCCCCTTGCCACGCGCAAGAGACGCTGTCGACGCTGCGCTTCGGTGCTCGCGCCAAGGCTATCGAGAACAAGGCCGTCGTGAACCGTGACCtcaccgcggcgcagctgcggcgcatgTTGGAGACGGCCAAGGAGGAGATCGAGCGGCTGCACGTGAAGGTGCAGCAACTGAGCATGGCGAGTGGAGCAGTGGACAGCTGTAAAGGGACGCCGGACTTCCCCGTCGCTGCATCGCGAAAGCTGTcgagcgccgccactgctacAGCGTCTTTAATGACGAGGGAAGCGGACACATCCCGCATCAGTGAACTGCTTGAGGAGCGTGCCACGGAGCAGGCGCGGTTACAGAATCTCCGCGctgaggtggcgcagctgcatgACAGCCTCAACAGCGCCCAGGACATCATCAGCGctctgcaggaggagcgcgacGGCTACATCGACAAGGTGCAGAGTTTTCAGGAGGAAATAGGCGTCTGGGAGGACGCACACTCCGCGTCCTTGAAGCGCGCGGCAACCCaagacgcgctgctgcagcaatGCACGGTTCTCCTCCGTGCCCAGGCAAGCGAGATCAAAGACCTCATGCAGTGCATGGCAGCCTACGGCCACCCCCTTCGGCAGGCCCGGCAGGCCGTCGACCAGTTCCACGCCTACATGTATGGGGCAGGCACGAGCCGTGAGCGGCGGCGAACGCTGTGCACCGCGGAAACGTGCCAAGAGTAtaccgtcgcagcagccccgcagcCGTCACTTCCGAGGCATGCGCCATCGGTGTCGATCAATGAATGCACATTGGAAGGCCCCATGTCCCATCCGCTGACTTCTGTACACGGAGTGGATGTGAGCGCCGTGGGCAGCGTGACGGAGAGCAGCGGGCGGCACatcaccggcagcagcaacctcCCAGACGGGCAATCACCCAATCCGCGTCTTCAGCCGGGCGCGGAAGCAGACCCGCCACAGCCGAGCAGATCGAAGTCTCAGCCGCAACACTGTGTTGCAAGCCATTACCGTGACAGCCTCATGTCGGGGTCGATA
It encodes:
- a CDS encoding putative kinesin heavy chain, whose amino-acid sequence is MYGQTGSGKTHTMFGEVNGGAWATSCNSGRPSAGVTFNADTNEEDVNEKPKEEDSPAHARLTEEEHGEGESDAYQRQGAQAEEEDEERREEQKQQQAPQQNLQAVGMSPRATRPKLSSYHTKTGHPATSAIATTRGIAATPPPPTSTTSFCRTRATVTPLGELKQINTLQNATGSDASEHCYATVNKSTTMCTAATVSVSYAPPLSPAAPASPSSAFSRSGPPRCTVRSAAGVRSAFTGDAVSGVIPRAVHDIFDAIAHADPSKEFDVQMFFVEVYMEQIRDLLVPNPSGAMPSSSAGIAPTLPLGPRKLQLREDVSTNSFYIDGCCTPHVSSARDVLHLVKSGLKHRATSATAMNETSSRSHCLLNLTIKSVDRAQGVSTVGKLYLVDLAGSEKVGKTNATGLRLEEAKLINKSLSTLGMVIMSLTDHNATHTPYRDSVLTKILKDSLGGNSHTALVICCSPSPCHAQETLSTLRFGARAKAIENKAVVNRDLTAAQLRRMLETAKEEIERLHVKVQQLSMASGAVDSCKGTPDFPVAASRKLSSAATATASLMTREADTSRISELLEERATEQARLQNLRAEVAQLHDSLNSAQDIISALQEERDGYIDKVQSFQEEIGVWEDAHSASLKRAATQDALLQQCTVLLRAQASEIKDLMQCMAAYGHPLRQARQAVDQFHAYMYGAGTSRERRRTLCTAETCQEYTVAAAPQPSLPRHAPSVSINECTLEGPMSHPLTSVHGVDVSAVGSVTESSGRHITGSSNLPDGQSPNPRLQPGAEADPPQPSRSKSQPQHCVASHYRDSLMSGSISVSTGTAAAQQWVSRAASVGQNDSGASQVGSCGRGGMTPGAHAECVRRLEEQLASLHSDHSALLQQHKEALAELQSKQRILDLRRGHLATVKDELKREYMINKELRERLEKGRDSLRGPLEMARNDANYWRRRYEELVSRKEMPCPAEGQRGSLRFVFPPPAQHQQHEAGCSGAMDADALNLMAIHASVDLARGGAMIESRNRPSIPDISTGILSSRASGENVLLSLSSDTTPLRSTVTRLTTEPED